From the genome of Nitrosopumilus sp., one region includes:
- a CDS encoding winged helix-turn-helix transcriptional regulator, protein MFTNDSSRKILQLLFNEELSAAQIAQKSNISLQLVKYHLDKLQSLDVVKISKIEKNSKSQDMKIYTALKFSIVIVPPALSEKTKESKSLARSFRYIYKVAGLGIATGFSGLLSLLQIPQDKQIIIDNKSTGELALPGDSGKISASSGYLSDESASMIESESPMNPLDSKDLKHDALEVVDTIFALNDIVNSTSELFVPLAIVTVILGGLTVYYLYKSFKKI, encoded by the coding sequence ATGTTTACCAATGATTCCAGCCGTAAAATCCTCCAGTTACTCTTTAATGAAGAATTATCTGCGGCACAGATTGCTCAAAAAAGTAATATTTCTCTTCAACTTGTAAAGTATCATCTTGATAAGTTACAATCTCTTGATGTCGTTAAAATCTCAAAGATTGAAAAAAATTCAAAATCTCAAGACATGAAAATTTACACTGCATTAAAGTTCAGCATTGTGATTGTTCCTCCTGCACTCTCTGAAAAAACCAAAGAAAGTAAATCACTTGCTCGCTCTTTTAGATATATTTATAAAGTTGCAGGTCTCGGAATTGCGACTGGTTTTTCTGGACTGTTGTCATTATTACAAATACCTCAAGACAAACAAATTATAATTGATAACAAGTCTACTGGAGAATTGGCGCTTCCTGGAGACTCTGGGAAAATAAGTGCCTCCTCGGGCTATCTTTCTGATGAATCTGCATCTATGATTGAATCAGAATCTCCTATGAATCCCTTGGATTCTAAAGATCTGAAGCATGATGCTTTGGAAGTTGTTGACACGATATTTGCTTTAAATGACATTGTTAATTCTACATCTGAACTATTTGTTCCATTGGCAATCGTTACTGTTATTCTAGGTGGGTTGACTGTTTACTATTTGTACAAGTCTTTTAAAAAAATCTAA
- a CDS encoding sodium-dependent bicarbonate transport family permease, whose amino-acid sequence MDILQLIQLNLLTPIILFFLFGIIAARIKSDLKIPEAVSEFLPIYLLAAIGLHGGIEMRNTGFENMLMPMLVAIGLSLLFTLNHYQILRRLGKFNIFDSYALASTYGAVGAVTFSVGLSFLKNQGVTSEGYLAAVLAVLEPVAFIMAIFLTNMAVSKQIRQKKQSFTKNDSSEIDVGLQETTTNLSQVLRESVTGKAIVILLGSIVIGYIIGEEGFGPIKIVFDDMFTGAIVIFMIEMGIIAGQRLEDIKKVGPFLIAFAIIMPTFNGIVGVLVATAMNLSLGGSVMFGLLLASASFIAAPAVLRYAIPQAKPSLYITSALGITFPYNIIVLLPIMFTISTIVHDGEGSIDLFNYVIGNWI is encoded by the coding sequence ATGGATATATTACAATTAATTCAGTTGAATCTACTTACTCCTATAATTCTATTTTTTCTGTTTGGAATAATTGCAGCTAGAATAAAATCTGATTTAAAAATTCCTGAGGCCGTTTCTGAATTTTTACCCATCTATCTGCTTGCAGCGATTGGACTCCATGGGGGAATAGAGATGAGAAATACTGGATTTGAAAATATGTTGATGCCTATGCTGGTTGCAATTGGCTTGTCTTTACTGTTCACGTTAAACCATTATCAGATTTTACGACGATTGGGAAAGTTCAATATTTTTGACTCGTATGCTTTGGCATCTACGTATGGTGCAGTAGGCGCAGTGACATTTTCGGTTGGCTTGTCATTTCTCAAAAATCAGGGAGTGACATCTGAAGGATATCTTGCAGCTGTTTTAGCTGTTTTGGAACCCGTAGCGTTTATCATGGCAATATTTCTGACCAACATGGCTGTATCCAAACAGATTCGTCAGAAAAAACAGTCATTTACTAAAAATGACTCCTCCGAAATTGACGTCGGACTACAAGAAACTACAACAAATCTTTCTCAGGTATTGCGTGAATCAGTTACTGGCAAGGCCATTGTCATTCTTTTGGGAAGTATTGTGATTGGCTATATCATAGGAGAGGAAGGGTTTGGTCCTATCAAAATTGTTTTTGATGACATGTTTACCGGTGCAATTGTTATTTTTATGATTGAAATGGGAATCATTGCGGGGCAAAGATTAGAAGATATCAAAAAGGTTGGACCTTTTCTTATCGCATTTGCCATTATCATGCCTACGTTCAATGGAATTGTGGGTGTTTTGGTGGCTACTGCGATGAATTTGAGCTTGGGGGGATCTGTGATGTTTGGCTTACTGTTGGCCAGTGCTTCGTTTATTGCAGCACCTGCCGTATTGCGTTATGCTATTCCGCAGGCAAAACCAAGTCTTTACATAACATCCGCTTTGGGAATAACTTTCCCATACAACATCATCGTTTTACTTCCAATCATGTTTACAATTTCTACCATTGTACATGACGGAGAAGGATCGATAGACTTATTCAATTATGTAATTGGAAATTGGATATGA
- a CDS encoding ABC transporter: protein MNVLINDIYTIFWRELKRYKKSRSGVLIRLIQPAIWIIVIGNTFSGTQPLIQSVGFEGEYIEFMAPGVIILTAIFTSIFGGVNTLWDRRYGFMNKALSSPISRSSIALGKMAAISLIAAMQASLIVGIALAIGVSFPNPFMIAPIMAIVILFSLGFSGISVIVAATAKSQETFWGVINFLGMPLFMLSPALFPLELLPDWLAVIAKLNPVTYTVLLVRELMTGVSDGGIPVLLSLAVLVGFVLAMVALASYVFTREVNKPF from the coding sequence ATGAACGTTTTGATAAATGACATTTACACCATTTTTTGGAGGGAGCTGAAAAGATACAAGAAGTCTCGCAGCGGCGTCTTGATCAGATTAATCCAGCCGGCTATCTGGATTATTGTAATTGGAAATACATTTTCAGGAACTCAACCATTAATCCAATCTGTGGGTTTTGAAGGAGAATATATCGAATTCATGGCACCTGGCGTCATTATACTTACTGCAATTTTTACTAGTATTTTTGGAGGTGTCAATACGTTGTGGGATAGGCGCTATGGTTTTATGAACAAGGCTTTGTCCTCTCCGATCTCTCGTTCCTCTATAGCATTGGGAAAAATGGCCGCAATTTCATTGATTGCTGCAATGCAAGCTAGCCTAATTGTGGGTATTGCTTTGGCCATAGGAGTTTCTTTTCCAAATCCTTTCATGATTGCGCCAATCATGGCAATTGTAATTCTTTTCTCGTTGGGATTTTCTGGAATCTCTGTGATAGTTGCTGCGACAGCAAAGTCTCAGGAAACTTTTTGGGGCGTAATTAATTTCCTTGGCATGCCACTATTCATGCTGAGCCCAGCATTGTTTCCATTGGAATTGCTGCCTGACTGGTTGGCAGTCATTGCAAAGCTAAATCCAGTTACCTATACCGTGTTATTGGTTAGAGAGCTGATGACGGGAGTCTCTGACGGTGGAATTCCTGTGTTGTTGAGTCTTGCTGTTCTAGTTGGATTTGTACTTGCCATGGTTGCACTTGCAAGTTATGTGTTTACACGTGAAGTGAATAAACCATTTTGA
- a CDS encoding tetratricopeptide repeat protein: MVGLFKKPKRHLKKLLRDGEYDEAVAFGRNLESKYSDDADFMFIMGSVYFIVDDAKKALPYFEKAFQLDKNDVELLTLKTNAHLALQQKDEAIDCCTRIIALEPKNIEAQQLREELENI, translated from the coding sequence ATGGTGGGTCTTTTTAAAAAGCCAAAACGTCATCTGAAAAAATTACTCCGTGATGGTGAATATGATGAGGCAGTGGCGTTTGGAAGGAATTTGGAGTCTAAATATTCTGATGATGCAGATTTTATGTTCATCATGGGCAGTGTTTACTTTATTGTTGATGATGCAAAAAAGGCACTTCCATATTTTGAAAAGGCTTTTCAATTAGACAAAAATGATGTTGAACTGCTGACTTTGAAGACCAATGCACATCTGGCCTTGCAACAAAAAGATGAAGCTATTGATTGTTGTACGCGCATAATTGCCCTTGAGCCAAAAAACATTGAGGCTCAACAGTTACGTGAAGAGCTTGAAAACATATGA
- a CDS encoding ATP-binding cassette domain-containing protein, with product MYSIETKSLTKLFGDVIAVNDISFSVEKGEIFGFLGPNGAGKSTTMMIFTTLLKPTSGQALISGFDVTTNAKQVRENIGYVQQESTVDEYLTGRENLILQAKLNHIPKNEIRARIDEVLELIELVDKQDQAVVTYSGGMRKRLDIAGGLLHRPKVLFLDEPTVGLDIQTRRKIWEYIEKIHTEFDMTIFLTTHYMEEADKLCDRIGIMDGGKIQVIDTPENMKNALGNEVISLTIEDSINYDSFLSEIKKIKFVKKINEDASKLTLFASNGTKMIPTIFQISSTLDITITSISLTQPTLDDVFISYTGHEIRSDDSGFNRKREHAKMKRLRA from the coding sequence GTGTATTCCATCGAAACAAAATCCCTTACAAAATTGTTTGGTGACGTAATTGCCGTAAACGATATTTCTTTCTCGGTTGAAAAGGGTGAGATCTTTGGTTTTTTGGGGCCCAATGGAGCTGGAAAAAGTACGACCATGATGATCTTCACTACTTTGCTAAAGCCCACGTCTGGACAAGCTTTGATTTCTGGGTTTGATGTGACTACTAACGCAAAACAGGTTAGAGAAAATATAGGATATGTTCAGCAAGAATCTACAGTTGATGAGTACCTTACCGGACGAGAAAATCTCATATTGCAGGCAAAACTTAACCATATCCCAAAAAATGAAATCCGTGCAAGAATTGATGAGGTTCTGGAATTAATTGAACTTGTGGACAAACAGGATCAAGCTGTGGTTACGTATTCCGGCGGTATGAGAAAAAGATTGGATATTGCGGGCGGTTTACTACATCGTCCAAAAGTGTTGTTCCTTGATGAGCCTACAGTTGGATTGGATATTCAGACTCGTCGAAAAATCTGGGAATACATCGAGAAAATCCACACGGAATTTGACATGACGATATTTCTGACTACTCATTACATGGAAGAGGCAGACAAGCTGTGCGATCGAATTGGAATTATGGATGGTGGAAAAATACAGGTGATTGACACTCCCGAAAACATGAAAAATGCGTTGGGCAATGAGGTCATCTCGCTTACAATTGAAGACAGCATAAATTATGATTCCTTTTTGTCTGAAATTAAAAAAATTAAATTCGTAAAAAAAATAAATGAAGATGCTTCTAAACTCACACTCTTTGCATCCAATGGCACTAAGATGATACCTACTATTTTTCAAATTTCCTCTACACTTGACATAACAATCACGTCCATTTCTCTAACACAACCTACACTTGATGACGTTTTCATTTCTTATACTGGGCATGAAATTAGATCTGATGATTCTGGATTCAATAGGAAGCGTGAACATGCAAAGATGAAGAGGTTGCGCGCATGA
- a CDS encoding copper amine oxidase codes for MNTKITIPIIIAISVIITAGIMYSIDFKQNQQESQTSELEIAYVEKSASQYFGGTNNIKKIQSSDELKNILEESGSFNGNFQDGQIFRTTMAMEEAVMFDSAESSGSPIPSVSPMPSDTASKAGSGGSDHSTTNVQVEDVDEPDYLKNDSKYVYIVSQNTLTIIDAYPADSAKLILKIALDVESQYIQNMFLNDDRLVIFYNGQSDDEVIPQYEFMPRRSYSSVTHALIVDVSDKESPIILKDYSIDGSFRDARMIGDYAYFVTNSNVDYQHPKLPIIMEDSIRIMTPNAFYFDNIEQFSNFNTLTAINIFGDEINSETFLMGYSGTFYVSKDNFYLTYQQSTPFGFYENSSRDRFFDVVVPILPNSLQDEIRLIQEDSSINSSAKWAKISELMQKSYNALDKKDKEKLFEEIRESLNEYDIRVQEDARKTIIHKISIDGDEIEYVAKGSVPGRLLNQFSMDENGDRFRVATTTEIYTQYEGTIRSNAVYVLDEQLNRVGELEEIAPKESIFSARFMGDRLYLVTFQQIDPFFVIDLSSDKPKILGELKIPGFSNYLHPYDKEHVIGIGRDTKEMENGRVQQLGIKIALFNVADVNNPRVADETIIGDRSTQSEALYNHKPFFFDKTSGTLSIPISGDIESFDINSKKIAPEFSRWSGFYVFDVDKSNGFEIKGTVTHADEGSRYYGMNNARTFYIEDVLYTASQEYLKMNSLESLEEINSIKLENTGEFINYLEEDMLR; via the coding sequence ATGAATACAAAAATAACAATTCCAATCATAATTGCCATTTCGGTAATAATTACTGCAGGAATAATGTACTCAATAGATTTTAAACAGAACCAACAAGAATCACAGACGTCTGAGCTAGAAATAGCCTATGTCGAAAAATCAGCATCTCAGTATTTTGGAGGCACCAACAACATAAAAAAAATACAATCATCAGATGAACTAAAGAACATTCTAGAGGAATCAGGATCATTTAACGGGAATTTCCAGGACGGTCAAATATTCAGAACCACAATGGCAATGGAGGAAGCAGTAATGTTTGATAGTGCAGAATCATCAGGTTCCCCAATACCTTCGGTCTCACCAATGCCTTCAGACACAGCATCCAAAGCAGGATCGGGAGGTTCAGATCATTCAACAACCAACGTTCAGGTTGAAGACGTAGATGAGCCAGACTATCTCAAAAACGATTCAAAATATGTCTACATCGTATCTCAAAATACACTTACAATAATTGACGCATACCCGGCAGATTCTGCCAAACTAATTCTAAAAATTGCATTGGACGTTGAATCACAATACATTCAGAATATGTTTCTAAATGACGACAGACTGGTGATATTTTACAACGGGCAAAGTGATGACGAAGTCATTCCACAGTATGAATTCATGCCTAGAAGATCCTACAGCTCCGTCACACATGCACTGATTGTAGATGTGTCAGATAAAGAAAGTCCAATCATTCTCAAAGATTATTCCATTGATGGCAGCTTTAGAGATGCACGAATGATTGGAGATTATGCATACTTTGTAACCAACAGCAATGTCGACTATCAACATCCAAAACTTCCAATCATTATGGAGGATTCAATCAGAATCATGACGCCCAACGCATTTTACTTTGACAACATAGAGCAGTTTTCAAATTTCAACACATTAACTGCGATTAATATTTTCGGCGATGAGATAAATTCCGAAACATTTCTCATGGGATATTCAGGAACGTTCTATGTATCAAAAGATAACTTTTACTTGACATACCAGCAAAGTACGCCGTTTGGATTTTATGAGAACTCATCACGAGACAGATTCTTTGACGTCGTGGTTCCGATACTGCCAAACAGCCTTCAAGATGAAATCAGATTGATACAAGAGGATTCTTCGATTAATTCATCTGCAAAATGGGCAAAGATCTCAGAGCTAATGCAAAAATCATACAATGCATTGGACAAAAAAGACAAAGAAAAATTATTTGAAGAGATCAGAGAGTCATTAAACGAATACGACATACGAGTACAAGAAGATGCAAGAAAGACAATCATTCACAAAATATCAATTGACGGAGACGAAATAGAATATGTTGCAAAAGGTTCCGTTCCAGGCAGATTGCTAAACCAATTCTCCATGGATGAGAACGGGGACAGATTCAGAGTCGCCACAACCACTGAGATATACACCCAATACGAAGGAACCATTCGCTCAAACGCAGTATATGTTTTAGATGAGCAGCTAAACAGGGTTGGGGAATTAGAAGAAATTGCACCTAAAGAAAGCATATTTTCTGCCAGGTTTATGGGAGACAGACTGTATTTGGTCACATTCCAGCAAATAGATCCATTCTTTGTAATTGATTTGTCATCAGACAAGCCTAAAATTCTAGGGGAGTTGAAAATTCCAGGATTTTCAAATTATTTGCATCCATACGATAAAGAACACGTCATAGGAATCGGCAGAGACACTAAAGAAATGGAAAACGGCAGAGTACAACAGTTAGGAATTAAGATTGCACTGTTTAACGTTGCAGATGTCAACAATCCAAGAGTTGCAGATGAGACAATCATAGGAGACAGATCTACCCAGTCAGAAGCACTGTACAATCACAAACCATTCTTCTTTGATAAGACAAGCGGAACTTTATCAATTCCGATAAGCGGAGATATTGAAAGTTTTGATATCAATTCAAAAAAAATTGCCCCAGAATTCTCACGATGGAGCGGATTCTATGTGTTTGATGTGGATAAATCAAACGGATTTGAGATCAAAGGGACAGTTACCCATGCAGATGAAGGCTCACGATACTATGGGATGAATAATGCAAGAACATTCTATATTGAGGATGTATTGTACACGGCATCTCAAGAATATCTGAAAATGAATTCACTGGAAAGTTTGGAAGAAATCAATTCAATCAAACTTGAAAACACTGGGGAATTTATCAACTATCTTGAAGAGGACATGTTACGTTAA
- a CDS encoding 6-bladed beta-propeller translates to MKLLLSVIVASVLLLSTSLSQSSFGSRDYDSLHQWGSFGVISSGEFAYPKSIAVGDDGSIFVNDFGNKRIQKFASTGEYITDWGQGGKALGEFSTPSGIAVDGNFVFVIDRDGNRVQKFSVDGEFITTWGKRGTSEGQFYFPTAISANNGMVYVVDAGNNRIQAFSPNGDFVSSFGSSGLGPGQFLNPAGIDVDAEGNIYVTDKGNHTIEKFTSDGEFVKSFQFYFPSYVFAPEAIAVDPSGSMFVVNSNDGRILHLSQDSDLRLNQAAQAGPFHDSFTSVTGMAIGINGELLVVDSPTHKIQSFKTEFYEESEISYFVAPTVSVHVFRDQVKPVVVAPLSLVVEAEDMLTLADIGSATATDDSGIKVIINNAPEAFSPGITNIVWIAFDNNGHSSSSSQRITVNTCGHNYSDYHMIQGTIGDDVIQGTDGNDLIFGLAGNDVISGGEGDDCIFGGEGDDIISGNGGDDTIKGNSGNDILKGQSGTDVLYSNSGSDVIDGGENIDRCYFSDPDTDSLLNCEG, encoded by the coding sequence TTGAAACTACTTCTTTCTGTTATCGTCGCTTCCGTGTTGCTATTGTCTACCTCTCTCTCTCAAAGTTCATTTGGATCTAGAGACTATGATTCACTTCATCAGTGGGGATCATTTGGAGTTATATCTTCTGGCGAGTTTGCCTATCCTAAATCTATCGCAGTAGGTGATGATGGAAGTATCTTTGTTAATGATTTTGGAAATAAACGCATTCAGAAATTTGCAAGCACAGGTGAATACATAACAGACTGGGGCCAGGGCGGAAAAGCACTTGGAGAATTCTCCACTCCGTCTGGAATTGCAGTTGACGGAAATTTTGTTTTTGTTATAGATCGTGATGGAAATAGAGTTCAAAAGTTTTCAGTTGATGGAGAATTTATCACAACATGGGGTAAGAGAGGTACTAGTGAAGGACAATTTTACTTTCCAACCGCAATATCTGCAAACAATGGGATGGTGTACGTTGTTGATGCTGGAAATAATCGTATCCAAGCATTTTCTCCCAATGGGGACTTTGTTTCATCATTTGGTTCAAGTGGATTAGGTCCTGGACAATTCCTTAATCCTGCAGGAATTGACGTTGATGCTGAAGGAAACATCTATGTCACTGACAAGGGAAATCATACAATTGAAAAATTCACTTCTGACGGAGAGTTTGTCAAGTCATTCCAATTTTATTTTCCAAGCTATGTATTTGCTCCTGAAGCTATAGCAGTTGATCCCTCTGGAAGCATGTTTGTTGTAAATTCTAACGATGGGAGAATATTGCACTTATCTCAGGATTCTGATTTGCGGTTAAATCAAGCTGCTCAAGCCGGACCTTTTCATGATTCATTCACGTCTGTAACTGGTATGGCAATTGGAATTAACGGCGAATTATTGGTTGTGGATTCCCCAACGCACAAAATACAATCTTTTAAAACTGAGTTTTATGAAGAGTCAGAAATTTCATACTTTGTCGCACCTACCGTCTCGGTGCATGTGTTTCGTGATCAAGTAAAACCTGTTGTTGTTGCCCCACTATCACTAGTGGTTGAGGCTGAAGACATGCTAACTCTTGCAGATATTGGTAGCGCAACTGCGACTGATGACAGTGGAATTAAAGTGATAATCAACAATGCTCCTGAAGCATTTTCTCCTGGCATTACCAACATCGTTTGGATAGCATTTGATAACAACGGGCATAGTTCCAGCTCCTCTCAAAGAATCACTGTGAATACATGCGGTCATAATTATTCTGACTATCATATGATTCAAGGAACCATTGGGGATGATGTAATTCAAGGAACCGACGGAAATGATTTGATATTTGGCTTGGCTGGAAATGATGTTATTTCTGGAGGCGAAGGTGATGATTGCATCTTTGGCGGCGAAGGTGATGATATTATTTCTGGCAATGGTGGCGATGATACCATCAAAGGCAACTCTGGAAATGATATTTTAAAAGGCCAATCTGGAACTGACGTTCTTTATTCAAATTCTGGCTCTGATGTGATTGATGGAGGGGAAAATATTGACAGGTGCTACTTTTCAGATCCTGACACTGATTCACTGTTAAACTGTGAAGGGTAA
- a CDS encoding peptidase has translation MLPVVAVLFLGSSLISSASAQFQSGGVDVEGTWYSGEGLKQGDFFSYSMCHVDYKECSNFELDMWVKGDRQVGSERQWVTEVVVYDGNKRIVGEMALGKVAAEPTGGSEELGVYRGAFKSSVAWLAAFATSNDDSGGKGPKEFKSISWGKIGNIGGQQVIPTAAETVTVPAGTWETVQVGWYTGGTTNRVWVVDDFPFPIKAHTYTHVSEGIPPTEYAFELLDYRENVQESPFAGIVSTADEFKDAGCDTSFEKDASIKKPTHNFDYQIHLFYGPEDPVEGCEMQWLIKFISKYDDTEFLNQVQFDILVVDEEFTLPPIRSVAQEEGRNFLYSPSGQAIIDLIVKEDPGYPNYVLWIYGLAPDGIVPSGASDYLEIPILIYSADDASSQSIPEWVKTNAGWWADGAIDDDSFVQGIQFLIKDGIIKIPKTTQGSGSNTSGGIPEWVKTNAGWWADGAIDDDSFVQGIQFLIKDGIIKIPQAAQSSTSSGSEPEAWYQ, from the coding sequence ATTTTACCTGTTGTTGCTGTCTTATTTTTGGGTTCATCGTTAATTTCATCGGCATCTGCTCAGTTTCAATCTGGAGGTGTAGATGTTGAAGGTACATGGTATTCTGGTGAGGGTCTCAAACAGGGTGACTTTTTTTCTTATTCAATGTGTCATGTGGATTACAAAGAGTGCTCTAATTTTGAATTGGACATGTGGGTTAAAGGCGATAGGCAGGTCGGAAGTGAACGCCAATGGGTGACTGAAGTTGTAGTGTATGATGGAAATAAACGCATTGTAGGTGAAATGGCGTTAGGAAAGGTTGCTGCAGAACCAACCGGTGGCAGTGAAGAACTTGGCGTCTATCGTGGGGCATTCAAGTCTTCCGTGGCCTGGCTAGCTGCATTTGCAACATCTAATGATGATTCTGGTGGAAAGGGTCCAAAAGAGTTCAAAAGTATCTCTTGGGGTAAGATTGGAAACATTGGAGGCCAACAAGTCATTCCAACGGCTGCTGAGACCGTCACTGTTCCAGCAGGTACATGGGAAACTGTTCAGGTCGGGTGGTATACTGGTGGAACTACAAATAGGGTTTGGGTTGTTGATGATTTTCCATTTCCAATAAAAGCTCATACTTATACGCACGTCTCAGAAGGCATTCCTCCAACTGAATACGCCTTTGAATTGTTAGACTATAGAGAAAACGTACAAGAGAGTCCGTTCGCAGGTATTGTTTCTACTGCTGATGAATTTAAAGATGCAGGTTGTGATACAAGTTTTGAAAAAGATGCTAGCATAAAGAAACCAACGCATAACTTTGATTATCAAATCCATTTGTTTTACGGTCCTGAAGATCCTGTTGAAGGCTGTGAAATGCAATGGCTCATAAAATTTATCAGCAAGTATGATGATACTGAGTTTTTGAATCAAGTTCAGTTTGACATTCTAGTTGTGGATGAAGAGTTTACATTGCCACCAATTCGCTCAGTTGCACAAGAGGAGGGTAGGAACTTTCTTTATTCTCCATCAGGCCAAGCCATTATTGATTTGATAGTCAAAGAAGATCCTGGATATCCTAACTATGTGTTGTGGATTTATGGATTGGCTCCAGATGGAATTGTCCCGTCAGGTGCTTCTGATTATTTGGAAATTCCAATTCTGATATATTCCGCAGATGATGCTTCTTCACAATCTATCCCTGAATGGGTAAAAACCAATGCTGGATGGTGGGCTGACGGTGCCATCGATGATGATTCATTTGTACAGGGAATTCAGTTCCTGATTAAGGATGGAATAATTAAGATCCCCAAGACAACTCAGGGTTCTGGCAGTAATACAAGTGGCGGTATACCTGAATGGGTAAAAACCAATGCTGGATGGTGGGCTGACGGTGCCATCGATGATGATTCATTTGTACAGGGAATTCAGTTCCTGATTAAGGATGGAATAATTAAGATCCCGCAAGCCGCGCAAAGCTCAACCTCATCTGGTTCAGAGCCTGAAGCATGGTATCAATAA